The Methylobacterium sp. PvR107 genome contains a region encoding:
- a CDS encoding D-2-hydroxyacid dehydrogenase — MTKKIVFLDRESLDARVRPFNFPHEYVEHESTWTPEEIVSRLQGAEIALINKVPMRAETLKQLPDLKLIAVAATGTDVVDKAQAKAQGVTVVNIRNYAFNTVPEHVVGLMFALRRAIVPYANSVRRGDWAKSKQFCYFDYPIYDIAGSTLGIVGYGALGKSIAKRAEALGMKVLAFDVFPQDGLVDFETILTQSDVITLHVPLTPDTKGMIGAAELKKMKTSAILINTARGGLVDEAALLEALKDGTIAGAGFDVVAQEPPKDGNILCEADLPNLIVTPHVAWASKEAMQILADQLVDNVEAFVAGKPQNVVES, encoded by the coding sequence ATGACCAAGAAGATCGTATTCCTGGACCGTGAATCCCTCGATGCCCGGGTCCGGCCGTTCAACTTCCCGCACGAATACGTCGAGCACGAGTCGACCTGGACGCCGGAAGAGATCGTCTCCCGCCTCCAGGGGGCGGAGATCGCGCTGATCAACAAGGTCCCGATGCGGGCCGAGACGCTGAAGCAGCTCCCCGACCTGAAGCTGATCGCGGTCGCCGCCACCGGCACCGACGTGGTCGACAAGGCCCAGGCCAAAGCCCAGGGTGTCACGGTCGTCAACATCCGCAACTACGCGTTCAACACCGTGCCGGAGCACGTGGTCGGGCTGATGTTCGCCTTGCGCCGGGCGATCGTGCCCTACGCCAATTCGGTGCGGCGCGGCGATTGGGCGAAGTCCAAGCAGTTCTGCTACTTTGACTACCCGATCTACGACATCGCGGGCTCGACGCTCGGCATCGTCGGCTACGGGGCGCTGGGCAAGTCGATCGCCAAGCGCGCCGAGGCGCTCGGCATGAAGGTTCTGGCCTTCGACGTGTTCCCGCAGGACGGGCTGGTCGATTTCGAGACGATCCTCACGCAGTCCGACGTGATCACGCTGCACGTGCCGCTCACCCCGGACACGAAGGGCATGATCGGCGCCGCCGAGCTGAAGAAGATGAAGACAAGCGCCATCCTCATCAACACCGCCCGGGGCGGGCTGGTGGACGAGGCGGCCCTGCTCGAAGCGCTGAAGGACGGCACCATCGCGGGCGCCGGCTTCGACGTCGTTGCGCAGGAGCCGCCCAAGGACGGCAACATCCTGTGCGAGGCCGACCTGCCGAACCTGATCGTGACGCCGCACGTCGCCTGGGCCAGCAAGGAGGCGATGCAGATCCTGGCCGACCAGCTCGTCGACAACGTCGAGGCCTTCGTGGCGGGCAAGCCGCAGAACGTGGTCGAGAGCTGA
- a CDS encoding aminotransferase class V-fold PLP-dependent enzyme, which yields MAATRRPGRNHLFIPGPTNIPDRVLRAMHVPSEDHRSPSFPELVKPLLQDSKMVFGSTAGTVILFPSSGTGIWESALSNTLCRGDTVLTSRYGQFSHLWVDMAQRLGLDVVVQEEEWGTGADPQKIEEALRADKDHKIKAVMVVHNETATGVTSDIGAVRKAIDAAGHPALLFVDGISSIGSLPFYMDDWKVDCAIAGSQKGFMLPAGLGLICISPKALKIAEGGTGRNDRLGHAYFAWKDQLAANATGYFPYTPVLPLLYGLREALQIVKEEGLENVYHRHHVLGEATRQAVAAWGLKPCAKEPKWNSDTVTAIVVPEGADAAKVITHAYERYNLSLGAGLSKVAGKVFRIGHLGDLNELSLLGAIAGAEMAMIDCGIKVTPGSGVAAASSYLRENPLHKA from the coding sequence ATGGCCGCAACCCGGCGTCCCGGTCGCAACCACCTCTTCATCCCCGGCCCCACCAACATCCCGGACCGGGTGCTGCGCGCCATGCACGTGCCGTCCGAGGATCACCGCTCGCCGAGTTTCCCCGAGCTGGTGAAGCCGCTCCTGCAGGATTCCAAGATGGTGTTCGGCTCGACCGCCGGGACGGTGATCCTGTTCCCGTCCTCGGGCACCGGCATCTGGGAATCGGCCCTGTCCAACACGCTGTGCCGCGGCGACACGGTGCTGACCTCGCGCTACGGCCAGTTCAGCCACCTCTGGGTCGACATGGCCCAGCGCCTCGGCCTCGACGTGGTCGTCCAAGAGGAGGAGTGGGGCACCGGCGCCGATCCGCAGAAGATCGAGGAGGCCCTGCGCGCCGACAAGGACCATAAGATCAAGGCCGTCATGGTCGTCCACAACGAGACCGCCACCGGCGTCACCAGCGACATCGGCGCGGTGCGCAAGGCGATCGACGCCGCCGGCCACCCGGCGCTGCTGTTCGTGGACGGCATCTCGTCGATCGGCTCGCTGCCGTTCTACATGGACGACTGGAAGGTCGATTGCGCCATCGCGGGCTCGCAGAAGGGCTTCATGCTGCCGGCCGGCCTCGGCCTGATCTGCATCAGCCCGAAGGCGCTCAAGATCGCCGAGGGCGGCACCGGCCGCAACGACCGGCTCGGCCACGCCTACTTCGCTTGGAAGGACCAGCTGGCCGCCAACGCGACCGGCTACTTCCCCTACACGCCCGTCCTGCCGCTGCTCTACGGCCTGCGCGAGGCCCTGCAGATCGTGAAGGAGGAGGGGCTGGAGAACGTCTACCACCGCCACCACGTCCTCGGCGAGGCGACCCGCCAGGCGGTCGCGGCCTGGGGCCTCAAGCCCTGCGCCAAGGAGCCCAAGTGGAACTCCGACACGGTCACGGCGATCGTGGTGCCGGAAGGCGCCGACGCCGCCAAGGTGATCACCCACGCCTACGAGCGCTACAACCTCTCGCTGGGCGCCGGCCTGTCCAAAGTCGCCGGTAAGGTGTTCCGGATCGGTCACCTGGGCGACCTGAACGAGCTGTCGCTGCTGGGCGCCATCGCGGGCGCCGAGATGGCCATGATCGATTGCGGCATCAAGGTCACGCCGGGCTCGGGCGTCGCCGCGGCCTCCAGCTACCTGCGCGAGAATCCGCTGCATAAGGCGTGA